In the genome of Streptomyces sp. NBC_00433, the window GTGCACAACGGCGACAGCCGCAGCGGGCAGGTGGACTACACGATCGAGTACTACACGATGGGCCAGCTCACCAAGTTCGTGAAGCCCGGCGCCACCCGGATCGCCTCCACCGACAACGCCACCGTGCGCAATGTCGCCTGGCGCAACCCCGACGGCTCCAAGGCGCTCATCGCCTACAACGAGTCGTCCTCCGCCCAGACCGTGCGGGTCGACTGGGGCAACGAGAACTTCTCCTACTCGTTGCCCGGCGGCGCCTCGGCCACCTTCACCTGGGCCGGCACCCCCGGGACCGGCGGGAGCACCGGCGGCCACACTGGCACCATCACCGGATACGGCGGCAAGTGCGTCGACGTCGCCGGAGCCGCCTCGACCAACGGCGCCGCCGTGCAGCTCTACGACTGCAACGGCACCGCCGCCCAGTCCTGGACCGCCTCCGGCAGCACCTTGCAGGCGCTCGGCAAGTGCATGGACGTCGCCGCCGCCGGCACCGCCAACGGCACCAAGGTGCAGCTCTACGACTGCAACGGCACCGGCTCGCAGGTCTGGACCAGAGGCGCCAACAACACCCTGGTCAACCCGCAGTCCGGCAGATGCCTGGACGCGACGGGCCCCAGTTCCGCCAACGGCACCCGGCTGCAGATATGGGACTGCACCGGTGCGGCCAACCAGCAGTGGACCGCGCCCGCCGGGTGATCCGCTGACCCCGTGAACGGCCGGTCGCGGACCTCTCACCGCGCCCGGCCTCGCCGAAGGAAGAGGAAGACGGCCGCCGGTCCCGCGCAGTCGGCGCGGGCCGGCGGTCCGGCGTGCCCGGAAGCGGAATGTCCGGGCCGGCCGGGAGCCGAGTCGTCGACAGCTGTTTGTCAGACGTTGACCCAGGTGGCCGTGTGTGAAGGGGACGCGGTGGCCGCAGCCGCCTAACCTGGGCTGGAGCGTCCGCCCGCCGTGCCCCACGCGACGAGGAGTCCCCGTGTCCATCGCCCGCAACGAGGGTGCCGGCTGGCAGCGCACTTCCGTGCGGTCGATGGCCGTGGTGCTGCCGGTGGCCGCCGTGGCGGCCCTGGTGGCCGGCAAGTGGACGATGATCAACACCAGCGCCGGGCAGCTGGGCTCCGCGGACGGCGAGTGGATCGCGGTGGCCTGCCTGGCCGCCTTCATGACCTGGGTCTTCTCGGCCACCGCGCTGCAGGGCGCGGTGATCGAACGGATGCCCCCCGGGCTGCTGCTCGCGGCGCAGTTCGCGGCCTCCGCGGCCAACCACATCCTGCCCGCGGGTGTCGGCGGCAATGCCGTCAACCTGCGCTTCCTGGTGCGCAGGGGGCTGACCCCGACGCGTTCCGTGGCGGCGCTCGCGGTACGCGCCTGCGCCGCGGCGATCGGCCGGATCGTCCTGCTGCTCGCGGTGCTCGGGCTCTTCCCCGGCGCCCTGCACCTGCACCGGGTCACCGGCGGCGGACCCGAGATCCCCGACCATCCGCTGCTGATCGCCGGTGTGGGGGCGGCGATCGCGGCGGGCGTCGTGGTGCTGGTCCGGTGCGCCCGCCGGCTGCGGGAGCGGCTGCGGGACTTCCTCGGCTCGGTCGCGCACGACGTCCGGGTGCTGCGCGGCAACCGGGCCCGGATGGCGGCGCTGTGGGGTGGCTCGCTCGCCTTCCCGGCCATGCACGCGGCGGTGCTGGTCTCGGTGGCCCGCGCGGTGCACGCTCCGGTGCCGGTGAGCGGCGTCGTGGTGGCGTATCTGTTCGCCAGCACCGCGGCCGGCTGGCTGCCGACGCCGGCCGGGCTCGGCTCGCTCGACGCGGCTCTCGGCCTGGCCCTGATCACCGCGGGCGCCTCCGCGGTCGCGGCCACCTCCGCGGTCCTCGGCTACCGGCTGGTCACGACCTGGCTGCCGCTGATGCCGGGCGTCCTGGTGCTGGCGATGCTGGTGCGACGCCGCGAACTGTGAGGGGGCCGCGGGAAGTTCTTGGTACAGACCTTTGTCGGAAGTATTGACGGCACTTCTCCCCGCCATTTAAATCACGTCCTGAACTAAGGCGTGGGCGAAGTGCGCCCCCGATGCATGCGACTCGCCGGGGGTGCGGTTCGGCCCGCTGTCTGTCAGGAGCATGACCTCCCCGTGTGCTCCGGTCCCGTGTTTCCGCCGCCCCTACCGAGGAGCCCGGCATGCCGGCATCACCCCCCACCCGACGGATCAGACGGATACGCCCCCTCCCGCTGCTGGCCGCCGCCGCCCTGCTGCTCGGCGGGCTGCTGCAGCAGACCGCGTCGCCCCACCGGGCCGCCGCCGCGCCCGCCGTGGCACCCGCGGCCGCCACCGCCACCTTCACCGACGACTTCAACGGCCCCGCGGGCAGCGCGGTC includes:
- a CDS encoding flippase-like domain-containing protein, with protein sequence MSIARNEGAGWQRTSVRSMAVVLPVAAVAALVAGKWTMINTSAGQLGSADGEWIAVACLAAFMTWVFSATALQGAVIERMPPGLLLAAQFAASAANHILPAGVGGNAVNLRFLVRRGLTPTRSVAALAVRACAAAIGRIVLLLAVLGLFPGALHLHRVTGGGPEIPDHPLLIAGVGAAIAAGVVVLVRCARRLRERLRDFLGSVAHDVRVLRGNRARMAALWGGSLAFPAMHAAVLVSVARAVHAPVPVSGVVVAYLFASTAAGWLPTPAGLGSLDAALGLALITAGASAVAATSAVLGYRLVTTWLPLMPGVLVLAMLVRRREL